The region CATCGATCTGCTGCCGGTGATCGGCCTGCTCGGTGCGGCGATCGTCGCGGCTCCGTTGTTCAAACGCCTGGGGCTCGGCTCCGTTCTGGGTTATCTCGCCGGTGGTGTGGTAATAGGCCCATTCGGAATGAGACTACTCGATGATCCGGCATCAATCCTCCAGGTCGCCGAGCTCGGCGTCGTCATGTTCCTCTTCATCATCGGTCTGGAGATGAGACCCTCGCGGCTGTGGGGATTGCGGCGCGAGATCTTTGGCCTTGGAGCCGCCCAGGTCGGGCTGTGCGCCGCCTGTCTCACGGCCATCGGCGTGTTCACTGGTTTTCCGGTCGCGCCCTCATTCGTCGCGGGCGCAGGTTTCGTCCTGACATCGACCGCGATTGTGATGCAACTCCTTGGGGAGCGCGGCGAGATCTCGACGCCGAAGGGGCAGAGGATCGTCTCGATCCTCCTGCTGGAAGACATGTCGATCGTGCCCTTGCTCGCCCTGGTCGCCTTCCTTGCCCCAATCGTTCCCGGTGGGGCGATCGCGAGCCCAGGCATCGACTGGTTAGCGATCGGCGTCGGGATCGCTTCAATTGCCGGCCTGGTCCTGGCCGGACGCTATCTCCTGAATCCACTGTTCGGCCTAATCGCGAGCGCCCAGGCGCGCGAGGTCATGACTGCCGCAGCGCTACTGGTCGTGATCGGATCCGCCTATGTGATGCAACTTGGCGGCCTGTCGATGGCGATGGGCGCGTTTCTCGCTGGCGTACTCTTGTCCGAATCCACGTTCCGGCATCAATTGGAAGCCGATGTCGAACCGTTTCGCGGCATCCTTCTCGGCCTGTTCTTTCTCGCCGTGGGGATGTCGCTCGACCTTCGCGTCGTTGCCCGCAATTGGCAGATAATCCTCTTCTATGTCGCGGCCTATATGATCGTTAAGGCGCTGGTCATCTACGTGGTCGCACGGCTGCTTAGGTCCTCCCATTGGGAGGCGATCGAGCGGGCGGTGTTCATGGCGCAGGGCGGCGAGTTCGCCTTTGTACTCTATACGGCTGCACTTTCCGCCGGCATCATCACCATCGAGCAGAGCGCCATTTTGACGGCCATCATCATAATCTCGATGGTGTTGACACCGTTGGTTATCGCGGCCTTGAATGTCGTGGAGAAGTCGATCCCCGCTTCATTGGAGGGGGTGCAGCGACCGGAGAACCTGAAGGGAACCGTCCTGATCATCGGTTTCGGCAGGGTGGGGCAGATTGTAAGCCAGTTCCTGCTCGATCACGGTCATGACATTTCCATCATCGACATCGACGTCGAGATGATCAATACGGCGCGGGAGTTCGAGTTCGAGGTCTACTATGGCGACGGAAAGCGGCTCGATATACTGCATGCAGCCGGCGCAGGGCGCACCGAGGCGATCGTGGTCTGCGTTGACCGGGCTGAGGACGCCACGCAGATCGTTGAGCTCGTGAAGGCGGAGTTCCCCCTTGTCCCGGTTCTGGCGCGCGCAACTGATCGCCGTCATGCGCTCGACCTCGTCAAGGCAGGTGTCGATTTCCATATTCGCGAGACATTCGAATCGGCAATGCTTCTCGGCCAAAAGGCGCTGGAAACGCTAGGCGCGGAGCTGCATGAAATCGACGGCATAGCGGGTAATGTCCGCGATCGCGACGAGCAGCGTTTCCAACTGGAAATTGTGGGTGGCCTTTATGCCGGACGTCCGATGTTCCGCGGCAAGCGCGAGCAGCCAGAAATCGCGCCAGAAGTCTGAGGCGAATTCACAACCTCTTGTTAGTCCATGACGGTTCGGGGTTCCGGGATGGAAGCCGGGCTGATCGCCAGCGAGCTGTCATGCAGGAAGTCCGTGCGGAAAAAGCCGGGCTCGAAGATCGTCACCTTGATGCCGAGGGGGCAACCTCCGCTGCCAGCGATTCCGACAGGCCTTCGACCGCGAACTTCGTCGACCCATAGACGCCCCAGCCCGGATAGCCAAAGTAGCCGCCGATCGACGAGAAGTTCAGGATATGGCCCGAGCGCTGGCGGCGCATGTGCGGCAGGACGGCGCGCGTAACCTTCAAGACCCCGAAGACATTGGTGGCATAGAGGGCCTCGATCTCGCTTGCCGTTGCTTCCTCGACTGCGCCCAACAGCCCGTAGCCTGCGTTGTTGGCGAGCACGTCGATGCGGCCGAACCGCTGGACGGCGAGTGCTGCTGCCTCAGATCTATCTCGGCATGCACTCCGGCGACGTGTTCTACGGCAACATCGGCAGCGACGAAAGGCTGGACTTTACCGTGATCGGCCCGGTAGTGAACGAAGTCTGGCGGATCGCGGCGAGTTGCAGGGCTTTGGGGCGTCGCTGCTGGTGTCGGAAAACTTTCGTGCGCTGCTCGCTGACAGAGATGCGGAGTATCTGGCCGATGTCGGCACTTTCCAACTCAAGGGAGTACGGAATTCGAGACGGCTCTATGCCCCGCAAGATTGAGGTCGTGGGCGGCGCATGCTCGTGCATTCGGCATCGATGCTTGATTGAACGGCAAAATCCCACACGAGGGTGATGAGTCTTGGAGTCCACGAGTATTCAGATTCTTCGATCCAGATGGGCACTCGTCGAAATACCGGAACGGCAGCTACAGCCGCTGTGGTCGAAATCCCAACAGCCGCAAGGGCCTTTTGTGGCTTCAGATCGAATGTCCGTTCCAACCGCTTCTCGGAACAGGATTGCTCGAGCGACCGCTTTCCCCCATTGCGGCAATTCGGGATGGATTGAGCGGATGGCCGCTTCGGGTCGAACTTTCTCCTCGGCAGGCCAGCGGGCGGCGCTTCGACGCGAAGCGCCGCTATTGAGCGCTACAACTCCCCTTGCTCAGAAATTGCCAAGGCATCGTCGACCCGATCCCGAGGTACTGCACGGTGCTCTCCAGCTGCTTGTGGCCGAGCAAGAGCTGGACGGCGCGCAGGTTGCCCGTCTTCTTGCAGATATGCGCCGCCTTAGTCCGTCTCATCGAATGTGTGCCGTAACACTTGGGATCAAGGCCGATGCTCGACACCCACCTTTCGACGATCCTGCCATATTGCCGCGTCGACAGGTGCGTCTTTGCGTGCACGCGGCTCGGAAACAGGTAATCCCGTTCACCGAGCCTGCGACTTCCAATCCATGCAGCGATGGCCTCCCCTGTCTGATCGGTCAATTCGAACTGCACTGGTCGGCCGGTCTTCCGTTGAATAACGATCGCCCGGTCGCGAACCCTCCCGGAAATCGCAACATCAGCAACTGAGATCGCGACGAGATCACAAGCTCGCAATTTGCTGTCGATCGCGAGTTGAACAGCGCCAGGTCGCGTACCGCACCCCACATCTGGAGGCGGGTTCGGATGGCCCAGACCTCCTTCGGCTTCAATGGAGGCTTCTGACCGATTATGCGGCCCGAGTTCCAGCTAGTCATAGCCTTTCTCCCAAGAGCCACCCTCCACTGGCGCAGCGCTCATCCTTCAAGCAGGGCTAGTCATACTTCGTCTTATACCGTCCCTTGCGGGCGGGAAAGCCCGAAGCCACCCCGCACGGGGCACGGGGAGGCTTTTGGGCGTCCGACCGCTGATCAGGGGAGGGTGACCGCGGCCAACACATAGCCTTGGGTGTGGAGGTACTCGAAGAACTCTGAAATCGGGACAAGCGCCACGATGAAGAGCGCGTCTCGCATGGTCACTCGTAGCGCATTAGGCGAAAAGTTCCGTTCCGGGCCCCGTTGGAAACCTGAAAAGTCCGGCCAAAACAGCGGCGTGCCACGGGCGTAGTCGTCGAATTCCCTGCCGAAGACATGCGACAGATATGCCGCCTCTCGGTTCGCGGTGTACAAGAAAACAAAATACGCCAGAATTGTGAAAAATGCCGCTATCAGAATTGAACCGAAGACCAGCCCGACTCCGAAGATCGCCAGCAGAGAAAAGAAGTAAAGGGGGTTGCGGGTGATCGAGTAAGGCCCTTGGGTCACGAGCTCGGAATTCTTTCTTCCGCCCACGTAAAGGATCGACCAGATCCGCCCGATCACCCCAGCGATGACTAGTAATGTACCGGTCTGCTCAAGAATACTTTCGAGCAGACTATAGCCCGGGCGGATTGGGCGGCTGACGAGATTGAGAATCATGAACGCCGTCGCGAGCGCCCAGAGCAGAAGAATTCTCACTTTCTGTCTGAATGGCCGTTCCGGCGGCGTTGCAAAGTGGGTCATTGATCTACTTCCGTGTAAGATTTGAATTTTTTGGGACGAATTGAGCAGGCAAGCGGTCCTTCATCTTGTCTTCCTTGGAAGATCCGCTTGAGAAGCAGCAGGAAGTCATCGACGAAGGTGAAGATGATAGGGATGACGACGAGGCTGAGTACCGTGGAAGTCAGCAGGCCGCCGATGACGACGATCGCCATCGGTTGCCGGAAACTCGCATCGCCGCCGCTAAGGCTCAACGCCACCGGGAACATGCCGCCGCTCATGGCGATCGTAGTCATCACGATTGGGCGGGCCCGCTTGTGGCATGCATCGACGAGGGCGTCGAACCGAGACATACCGCCGCGCCGCCCTACAATCGCGTATTCGACCAGCAGGATCGAATTCTTCGTCACGACGCCCATCAGCATCAGCAGGCCGATCACCACCGGCATCGAAAAGCTCGTGCCGGTCAGCACAAGAGGCAGCAAGGCGCCCCCCAGCGACAGCGGAAGCGCCGTCAGGATCGTCAACGGCTGCAAGAAGTCATGGAAGAGTAACACCAGCACGGCATAGATGCAGAACACGCCGATCCCCATCGCGATGGCGAAGTTGTCGAAGAGTTCGGAGCTTCGCTGCAGTTCGCCCTGTTCGATAAGCTTGACGCCGTCCGGAAGGTTCTGCAGGGCAGGCACTGCCTGCGCCTCACGGTAGACGTCACCGAGGATGCGGCCGTTGAGCTCGACCGACAGCGTGACGTTTCGCAAGCGGTCGATGCGGCTGATCTCCGACGGGCTGCCGCCGATGCGGATGTCGGCGACCGAGCCGAGATCGACGCTGCCCCTGATGCCGGCAACACGGAGATTGGCGATGTCGTCGAGTGCCGTCCGGTTTCTGGGATCGAATCGGACGCGGATCGGAAGCTGACGCTGTGGCAAGTTGAGCTTGGCGAGTGCGGAGGAATAGTCGCCGTTCGTCGCCACGCGAACCGCCTCGGAAATCGCTTCTGCCGTAACGCCGAGGGCGGCGGCGCTGTCGAGGTCGGGGACGATCTGGATTTCCGGGGCCTGCAGGGAGGCGCTGGAGGTCACCGCTCCGATGCCCTGGAGGGTGCGCAGTTGCTCTTCGAGCTCGGCCGCCGCCCGGTCGAGTGCATAGGCATCGTCGCTCGCGAGCGTGATGTCTAGCGTCGTGCCATTGCCGCCCGTGCCCACCCCGATCCTGGCGCCTGGGAGAACGGCAAGCGCCTGCCGGATGTCGTTTTCGATCTCGGCCTGCTTGCGGCTGCGGTCGCCGATCTTCTTCAGGTCGACGACGAGTGAGGCGGTCGCCGTGTCGATCGTCGCCGAGGAAGCGATAAGGTCGCCCGACGAGGCGCTACCGACCGCGGAGAACACGCGTGTGACGTCCGGCAGATCGGAAACGATATCCGCCGCTCGCCGTGTGGTCGCGTCCGTTTGTTGGATCGTGCTGCCGGGTTGCAGTGTCAGGGTGACCTGCGTCTGCGCGTCGTCCGATGGTGGCAGGAAACCGGTGCTGAGCATGGGAACCATCGAGAGGGATAGCCCGAGGAACAGGCAAACGCCGAGAATGGTCAGATTGCGATGATGCAGGCAGGTTGTGACCACGGTCATGTAGGCGCGCATGATCCGGCCATCCTTTGCCTCGACGGGGTGCGCCTTCATCATGTAGGCGGCCATCATGGGCGTGAGCAGGCGCGCGACGACCAGTGAGGCGAGGACCGCCACGGCTGCTGTCACGCCGAACTGGCGGAAGATCAGGCCTGGAATGCCGCTCATGAAGGCGGTCGGCAGGAAGACCGCGACGAGCGTCAAGGTCGTGGCGATGACGGCAAGGCCGATTTCATCGGCAGCTTCGAGCGCAGCCTCCTTCGGCGGTTTCCCCATTTGCAGGTGGCGCGCGATGTTCTCGATCTCGACGATGGCATCGTCGATGAGAATGCCGACCACGAGCGAGAGCGCGAGCAGCGTGACCGTGTTGAGGCTGAAATCCGCCAGATACATCACAACGAAGGTCGGGATGACCGATAGCGGCAGCGCCACCGCCGAGAGAAAAGTCGCCCGCCAGTCGCGCAGGAAGAGCCAGACCACCATGACCGCGAGAATCGCGCCCTCGTAGAGCATGTGCATCGAGCCATCATAATTTTCGACAATCGGCCCGACCGTGCTGTAAGCCTTGACGATCTCGACATCGGGATTGGAGGCAGCAAAATCCTGCATGGCCGCGTCGATGGCAGCCGCGACTCCCGTGTCCGAAAAGCCGTTCGATCGTTTGACTTCGACAGCGATCACACGTTCGCCATCGAGATAGGCGATCGACGACCGGTCGGCAAAGCTGTCCGTCACTGTGCCGATCTCGTCCAGCCGCACCAGTTCGCCGCTCGGAAGGGGGATCGCGAGCGCCTTCAGTTCCTCGATTGAGGAAACCGCCCCGAGTGTGCGTATCCCCTGCTTGCCGCCGCCGATCTCCGCTCGACCGCCCGATGTGTCCGACTGCACGGACTTGAGTTGTGAGGAAACGGTCGCCGCGCTAAGGCTGAGCGCGCTCATGAGTTCGGGGTTGAGGTCGATGTGCACTTCAC is a window of Sinorhizobium numidicum DNA encoding:
- a CDS encoding monovalent cation:proton antiporter-2 (CPA2) family protein; translation: MSSESHGIDLLPVIGLLGAAIVAAPLFKRLGLGSVLGYLAGGVVIGPFGMRLLDDPASILQVAELGVVMFLFIIGLEMRPSRLWGLRREIFGLGAAQVGLCAACLTAIGVFTGFPVAPSFVAGAGFVLTSTAIVMQLLGERGEISTPKGQRIVSILLLEDMSIVPLLALVAFLAPIVPGGAIASPGIDWLAIGVGIASIAGLVLAGRYLLNPLFGLIASAQAREVMTAAALLVVIGSAYVMQLGGLSMAMGAFLAGVLLSESTFRHQLEADVEPFRGILLGLFFLAVGMSLDLRVVARNWQIILFYVAAYMIVKALVIYVVARLLRSSHWEAIERAVFMAQGGEFAFVLYTAALSAGIITIEQSAILTAIIIISMVLTPLVIAALNVVEKSIPASLEGVQRPENLKGTVLIIGFGRVGQIVSQFLLDHGHDISIIDIDVEMINTAREFEFEVYYGDGKRLDILHAAGAGRTEAIVVCVDRAEDATQIVELVKAEFPLVPVLARATDRRHALDLVKAGVDFHIRETFESAMLLGQKALETLGAELHEIDGIAGNVRDRDEQRFQLEIVGGLYAGRPMFRGKREQPEIAPEV
- a CDS encoding methyltransferase family protein; this translates as MTHFATPPERPFRQKVRILLLWALATAFMILNLVSRPIRPGYSLLESILEQTGTLLVIAGVIGRIWSILYVGGRKNSELVTQGPYSITRNPLYFFSLLAIFGVGLVFGSILIAAFFTILAYFVFLYTANREAAYLSHVFGREFDDYARGTPLFWPDFSGFQRGPERNFSPNALRVTMRDALFIVALVPISEFFEYLHTQGYVLAAVTLP
- a CDS encoding efflux RND transporter permease subunit; translation: MNFSAWSIRNPVPAILLFILLTVGGLLAFDRLPVQNFPDMDLPTIQVSASLEGAAPAQLETEVARKIEDRLASLSLLDHITTTVTDGSVTINVSFQLGKSSDEALNEVRDAVDSASGDLPSEMQAPGVTKVTVQGSTLLTYAVRSTRLNETELSWFVDNDMTKALLSVSGVGEVSRIGGIDREVHIDLNPELMSALSLSAATVSSQLKSVQSDTSGGRAEIGGGKQGIRTLGAVSSIEELKALAIPLPSGELVRLDEIGTVTDSFADRSSIAYLDGERVIAVEVKRSNGFSDTGVAAAIDAAMQDFAASNPDVEIVKAYSTVGPIVENYDGSMHMLYEGAILAVMVVWLFLRDWRATFLSAVALPLSVIPTFVVMYLADFSLNTVTLLALSLVVGILIDDAIVEIENIARHLQMGKPPKEAALEAADEIGLAVIATTLTLVAVFLPTAFMSGIPGLIFRQFGVTAAVAVLASLVVARLLTPMMAAYMMKAHPVEAKDGRIMRAYMTVVTTCLHHRNLTILGVCLFLGLSLSMVPMLSTGFLPPSDDAQTQVTLTLQPGSTIQQTDATTRRAADIVSDLPDVTRVFSAVGSASSGDLIASSATIDTATASLVVDLKKIGDRSRKQAEIENDIRQALAVLPGARIGVGTGGNGTTLDITLASDDAYALDRAAAELEEQLRTLQGIGAVTSSASLQAPEIQIVPDLDSAAALGVTAEAISEAVRVATNGDYSSALAKLNLPQRQLPIRVRFDPRNRTALDDIANLRVAGIRGSVDLGSVADIRIGGSPSEISRIDRLRNVTLSVELNGRILGDVYREAQAVPALQNLPDGVKLIEQGELQRSSELFDNFAIAMGIGVFCIYAVLVLLFHDFLQPLTILTALPLSLGGALLPLVLTGTSFSMPVVIGLLMLMGVVTKNSILLVEYAIVGRRGGMSRFDALVDACHKRARPIVMTTIAMSGGMFPVALSLSGGDASFRQPMAIVVIGGLLTSTVLSLVVIPIIFTFVDDFLLLLKRIFQGRQDEGPLACSIRPKKFKSYTEVDQ